Genomic segment of Pseudomonas iranensis:
CCCGACGCGCAACGTCGAGGAAGGCGAGCTGGACAATTCCTACAGCTACATTCGTCCGCTGATGACCATCAGCCCGGCCGCGATCAAGCTTGGCCTGCCGGTGAACATCGAGTTCTCCGCCAACGACACCAGCGATCTGGCCCGCGAGCTGCTGGACGAGAAGTACCACAACTCGACGATCTACACCGCCTGGTCCCACGGTTATCTGCCGGAGCTGATCAACAAGGTCGCTGGCAACGCAGTGGGCGAGCGGCAGAAGATCACCGATGACTGGGCCGGCGATGACTTCGATTCGCTGTATGTGCTGACCCTGAAGTGGCACAACGGCAAGGCCAGTTTGCAGAGTCATAGCTACAAACAGGGGCTGGATAACGGCAAGGACACTTGCCCGACCTGAGTTATGTTTTGCCTGACCCGGCCCTATCGCGGGCAAGCCCGCTCCCACAGGTATGAGGGTGTGTATGAATTACCTGTACACCCACAATACCTGTGGGAGCGGGCTTGCCCGCGATGGGGCCAGCGATAATGCCTTCAATCCCTCTGGCTCACCCTCGCACGCAAATACTCGATCACCGCCCCCCGCTCTCCGGCAAACTCGATCCGCCCGCCCTTCTTCTCGCGCTGGAAGACATACATCGGGTCGTAATACTCGCGCAGCAAACCCTCGATCCAGCCGCGATGCAGCTCCACCGCGCCGCTGCGGGCCTGCTCGGCCAGCGCCTGCTCCATCAACACCAGCATCCGCAAATGGCGTTCGCCGCCGAGGCGTTTCTGTACGTTGTTGAGGCTTTCCAGCAGACGTTCGGAAAACAAGGCAAAACCGTTTTCGCCGTGGAGGGAGGCAAACTCCGCCGACAGATCGATGACGTAATCACGCAGGATCCGTTCGACGCGATCCTCGAAACGATCTTCCAGCCAGACCATCGGGTAGTGCTGCATGCCCTGATACAGCGGCAGCGGCAAGGCACAACTGCCGACCACGCGGCTCTCGTCTTCGAGCACAAACTGCTCGATCCCGGCATCGCGTTTCTTCAGGAAGTCGATGGCCAGGCGATTCTCGAAATCGATGTTCGACGGCTGCCCGGTAGCGCGTTTGCCGAAACTGGAGCCGCGATGGTTGGCGTGGCCTTCCAGATCCACACCGTTGCGCAACTGCACCAGCACTTCGGTCTTGCCGGTGCCGGTCATGCCGCCTAGCAAAACGAAATCACACTGCGCGATGGCCTGCTCAAGGGTGTCGATCAAAAAACTGCGCATCGCCTTGTAGCCGCCGCCGACGCGCGGATAGTCGATGCCCGCCTCGTCGCGCAGCCACTGCTGGGTGATCTGCGAGCGCAAACCACCGCGAAAACAGTACAGATAACCATCGGGATGAGCCCGGGCGAAGTCGGCCCAGGCCTGGATGCGCTCGGCCTTGACTGCGCCGGACACCATCTGATGGCCCAGCTCGATCGCCGCCTGCTGGCCATGCTGCTTGTAGCAGGTGCCGATCTTCTGCCGTTCCAGATCATTCATCAGCGGCAGATTGACCACGCCGGGGAACGCGCCTTTGTGAAACTCGACCGGCGCGCGGGCATCCATCATTGGCCGGTCGTTGAGGAAAATATCGCGGTAGTCGGTGCAGTCGCGGAGCATCAAATCACCTCGACCGCGTTCGTCTGTCGCTCAACCAGTTCGCCGATCGGCGCAAGGTTCAGGCCCAGTTCGGCGGCAACGTCGAGGAACTCGTCATTGCCTTCAGGCGTGACCGCAATCAGCAGACCACCGCTGGTCTGCGGATCGCACAGCACGCGTTTGTGCAACTCCTGCACGCGGCCAACCTTGCTCGAATAGCTGTCGAAGTTGCGCAGCGTACCGCCCGGCACGCAACCCTGATCGAGGTAGTACTCGACGCTTTCCAGACGCGGTACGCGGTCGTAGGCGATGCGCGCGGTCAACTGGCTGCCGTCGGCCATTTCCACCAAGTGCCCGAGCAGGCCGAAACCGGTGACGTCGGTCATCGCGGTGACGCCGGCGAGTTTGCCGAAGCGGCTGCCGGGCTTGTTCAGGGTGCACATCCAGTCGCGGGCGACACCGACGTCGGCGGCGCGCAACTTGCCCTTCTTTTCGGCGGTAGTGAGGATGCCGATGCCCAACGGTTTGGTCAGGTACAACAGGCAACCGGCGGTAGCGGTGTCGTTGCGCTTCATGTGGCGCTTTTCCACAAGCCCGGTGACGGCGAGGCCGAAGATCGGCTCCGGCGCATCGATCGAATGCCCCCCCGCCAACGGAATGCCCGCCGCGTCGCACACCGAGCGACCGCCACGAATCACTTCCCGCGCCACTTCCGGCGCCAGCACATTCACCGGCCAGCCGAGGATCGCGATCGCCATCAACGGATCGCCGCCCATCGCGTAGATGTCGCTGATCGCGTTGGTTGCGGCAATGCGGCCGAAGTCGAACGGGTCATCGACAATCGGCATGAAGAAATCGGTGGTCGACACCACACCACGCTCGGCATCGATCGCATACACCGCCGCGTCATCACGCGATGCGTTGCCGACCCAGAGTTTCGGATCGAGGTTCTGTGCGCCGCTGCCGGCGAGGATCACTTCCAGCACCTGTGGGGAAATCTTGCAGCCACAACCGGCGCCATGGCTGTATTGGGTCAGACGAATCGGCTCGCTCATGGGAGAGTCTCTGGCAATGAATGGGGCGGATTCTAGCAGAGCGCGAGCGCGCAGATTTTTGTGCTGACCGAGCGGCCCCCTTCGCGAGCAGGCTCGCTCCCACATTTGTACGGTGGTCTCCTGTGGGAGCTAGCCTGCTCGCGAAAAACGGTGTGTCAGTCGCCGACTGTTTAACTGATCCACCGTCATCGCGAGCAGGCTAGCTCCCACAGGGGTTTGCGTGAGTCAGGGCAGCAAGATGATCTTGTCGCCGCCGCCCTGATTGACCTCGTCATAGCGCGCCAGCCCTTCAGCCAGCGGCACCTCCACCAAGCCCTGCGGCAGCGGCAAGCGATCCTCATCGAAGAACCGCCCGAACTGCTCGAGCATCGCCGCGCACGCCTCAACGCCGTACAACAAAGAGTTGATCCCGACCACCGAGCCGCCTTTTCGATAGAGCGCCAGCGCCGGCAATTGCACGTGGCCGTCGACCGGCGCGGCGATGATGGCGATGCGGCCGAAGGTCGCCAGTGCCGCGACCGAGGCGGGCAGCCAGAAACCGGTGGTGTCGAAGATCACATCGGCGCCGCCGCGATACACCGCGTTGACCTGCGCACCGAGGTTTTCTGGCTTATCCAGTTGAATCGTCTGATAGCCCTGCTGCTGCAGATCGGCGACCTGCTCGGGCCGGCGCGCCGCCGCCAGCAATTGCGCGCCGCGTACTTTCGCCAGTGCCAAAGCCGCCGTGGCCACTGCCCCGCCGCCGATCACCAGCAAGCGCGTATCGGCGCTGACCAGGCTGCGTTCCAGCGCATCCCACGCCGTGGTGTACGGCACGCCAAGGCTGGCCGCCTGAGCAAAACTCAAATGCGCCGGTTTGTGCGCCACGCCGCTGGCCGGCAATTTGACGAATTGCGCATGGGCGCCGTCGGCGAAGAAGCCCAGCTCGCGCCCGGTACCCCAGACTTCCTGACCGATCAGTGCTTGCGGCCCCTCGACCACCACCCCGGCAAAATCCCGCCCCGGAACCCGTGGCAGCGTGGTGTAAGGAAAACGCCCGAGGACGTTTTTCACATCGCTGGGATTGAGGCCGGCAGCCTTGATCTGCACCAGCACTTCATCGGCGCCGGGCACCGGGGTCGGAACGTCGACGAAACGCAGGGAAGACAGGTCGCCGGTCTGATCGAATTGCAACGCTTTCATGGGCACATCCACCGAAAAGAAAAAAGGAAATTCAGGACACCCAGCCAGCGACCAGTTGCCGGCCCAGCGGCCACAACTGCTCACCGGCCAACATGCCGAGCAGACCGACCAGCGCGATCGCCGGTGGTGCGGGAGAACGGAAGTCGAGCGCGCCATAGAGCAGGCCGACGCCCAGGCCGATGGCCAGAGAAATGAGGTAGTTCATGGGGGAACTCCGCCGCGATAAGTGATGGGCAGAGTCTAGGGAAACGGGCGGAGCGGTATCGGCCAAGGACTTCTGAATTTCGGACAAAAACCCCAATTCACAAAGAACCTTGTGGGAGCTCACAAATCAGACATTTGTCCTACACGGCAAATTGCGAAGGCGCCACCCCCAGCTCCCGGCGAAACATGTCGCTGAAGCTGCTCGGTGAATAACCCAGGTCGCGAGCAATGACGCTCACCGCCACGCCCTGAATCAACGCTGCCACCGCCGTCGCCAACTGCACCTGGCGCCGCCATTCGGCGAAGCCCATGCCGAGGCTGTCCTTGAACAACCGCGCCAGCGTACGCACGCTGGCCCCGGCGTTCTGCGCATGCTGCTCGAACGGGATCTCCAGCGACGGCGCGGCCATCACGGCCTGACACAGATTCATCAGACGCCGGTCGGACTCATCCGGCAGTGGAATCTTCAGTTGCGAACGCCTGGCCCGGCGCAGTTCCAGCAACGCCAGCCCGACCAGTGCCTCGTAATACTCAGCCTCGCCGGCATCGCCCTGCGCCACCAGCCCGACGATCAACTCGCGCAGCAGACCACCGACTTCGATCACCTGCACCGTCGCATCCAGGGTCGCCGCCAGCGCCGGGCGCAGGTAGATATTGCGCATCTGCAAATCCGACACCACACGAATCCCGTGCGGCACTCCCGGCGGCAACCACACCGCCCGCTGCGGCGGCACCACCAGCGCTTCGTGCGGGGTTTCGACCCACATCACTCCGCTCATCGCATACAGCAACTGCCCCCAGACATGCTCGTGCGGCTCGATGAACAAACCACGCGGATAGGTTCGCGCCAGCGGTTGCACGGGCACATCGGTGTCGGTCAGATCAGGGGGCGCGGCGAGGGCCATGGCGAGCGTTCACAGGGGGTTGGCGAAGCCGCCATGGTAACCAGCCTGCCCCGCCCTCGCCAACGATAGCTACCGTCGGACAATCCGAATGAATTTTCCCGGCACAGCGCGATCCGTTTAATACCACAGGGAGGAATTCGGGCTTTATGAACAACGCAAAACTTTACGTCATCGACTACACACTGCATGGCACCCCCAAGTCGTTCATTATCCGCTCGGACAAAATGGACAACGCCGAAGCCTGGCATTGGGCAAGCTGCGACGCGGGCGTGGGTCGCATCCCGCGCTTCGGTCGCGAGAAAGTGCAAAAGACCAGCAAACCGATGGCAGAAAAATTCGGCCTGGAAAACGTCACCTGGCGCCAGACCAACTGACCCCACCGCCCTCACCGCAGGCTTGGCAATCGACAGGGGGAATCGACCGATGACCGACACTTATCACCCGGCCCGACTGGACTACGGCCTGACCACCTTCTTCGGCCAGATCACCAAAACGGTGAATTGCCAAGTCGCACTGGAAACGGTCGCGGATGACCCTTATCGCTTCACCTTGTGCGTCCAGGCACCGGTACCGGAAGACCTCGACCAAGCGAAAATTGTGGTGGTCAAGGTCGAAGGGCGAACCTTGCAAGGCACGGTGAGGCACTTTGAGCGACAGGAAGACGACAGTCTGAAAATGGAAGTGGAGCCTGATTAGGCTCCACTTTTTTTTGCCCCGCTTATTTCGGATGAGCGCAACCGCAACCCTTCATCGCACACTCTTCACCGTGTTTGTGATGATGAGCGCAAGCCTCGCAGCAATAGTGTTTGCCGTGCACAGCGTAGGAATGTTCGCCTTCTTTGATCGTGCAGTTGCAGCCCGGGCAGTCGCATTTTTTGTCGGACATGGGACAGACTCCTTGCGTGGTGGTTGTCTGAGGCTTGCGAGCAAGCCATAAGGGACAGTGTAGAAGGTGGTGTTGCAGGCTGGCCAACTGTTGAGAGATTGGGCGACCCAGAGATGGCTTTCGCGAGCAGGCTCGCTCCCACAGAACAACTGCGCGCAGCACAGACCTGCGCAGACATCAAAAGCCCCTCACCCTAGCCCTGCCCGGAGGGAGAGGGAACTGACCGAGATGATTGCGAGAAACCCGCCGACGTGGAATACCGAGTCGAACGCAAATTTTGAAAACCCCGAAAATCGGCCCCCTCTCCCCCGGGAGAGGGCTGGGCGGGCGGCGTTCCGATGAGGGGCGAATCCCAGCACAAAACCAAAGCCAGACACCACCCGCTCCTAACCACTCAAAACAATGAGCGCAAGCTCGAGTACCGCTTTTGATCTTGATCTCAGAGCCCGTCGGCAGGCTGAGTGGAGGGATTGATCCGGACGTGCGAGCGCAGCGACCGAACGACGCAGTCGTACACAGCGGAACCGCCAGAAGCAACACCCGCAGCAACGGATATGTACACAGTCATACAAATAAAATCACTGCGCCTGCCGCGAACTCCGATACATAAACACCAAAGCCACCGCCAGACACACCATGGCCAGCATCCGGCTCGAAGACAAGCCGATCGCCGGATTCCCCAACCAGCCAAAATTGTCGATCAACATCCCCATGCCCAACTGCCCGACAATCACCGCCACCGTCGCCACAGCCGTCCCGACCACCGGCACCGCGCCAACCATCACCATCATGTACACCACGCCGAACAGCGCCCCGGTCAACTGCCATTTCGGCACCTCAAGCAGACTCACCGCCTGCGCCGGCTCGAAAAACAGAATCAACAACCCGGTCACCACCGCGCCCACCGCAAAGGTCAGCAGACTGGAACGCAGCACACCCACCGTCTCCCCCAGACGACCATTGATCGCAGCCTGCACACTCAACACCGCACCGGCCAACACCACCACCGCCAACAAAATCACCAGACCCATCACTCACCCCCGCGCAATCAGAACCAAAGCCACCACAATCAAGCCCAACGCCAGCCAGCGCTCGCCGTTGACCTTCTTGCGCGTCGCGCCGAACCAGCCGAAATGGTCGATCAGCACACTCTTGCCGACCTGACCGGACAAAATCGCAATCATCGTCATGGCAATGCCGATATGCGGCGTCGCCAGCGTCAGCACCACCACGTAGATCGGCCCGAGAAACCCGCCGATCAACTGCCAGCGCGGCAGTTCGGTCAACGCCGGACCTTTCTGTGGGCCGGCGAACAGCAGGAGCAAAAACAGAATCGCCGAACCCACACCGAAGATGCTCAACGTCGCCCACAAATGCCCGACCTGCTCACCCAGCGGCCCGAGCAAACCGGCCTCCACCGACAAGCCCATGCCAGCGAGAATCACCAGCGGCAGCAACAGCAGACGCAACACCGATCTTTTCACCGGTGCAGCAACCACCCCTTCATCCAACGTCTGCATACATAACCTTCCACGCTCGAAAACAATGGCGCGGATTGTCGGCTGGCGCCGCTGTGCGATAAATGGGAGCATCCGGACAACACTTTTGCGCAATACGCACAGCGAGACAAGGCATGCACGGGCTCAACGAACTCGGATTCAAAGCGTTAAGGCTGTTTGTAGCGGTCCTCGACCACGGCAGTTTTTCCGAAGTCGCCCGCCGCGAAGGGGTCGCGCCCTCCTCCATTTCACGGCAGATCCAATTGATGGAGCAGGCGCTCAACCAGCAATTGCTCTACCGCCACACCCGCGCCGTCACCCCGACTGAAGCCGGGCGCACGCTCGGGCACCATGCGCGGTTACTGCTGGTGCAATTGGAAGAAGCCGAACAGGCGTTGCAGGAACAGCAAAGCGAACCCACCGGACTGGTGCGCATCAACGCCCCGGTGGTGTTCGGCCAGCGCCATCTGACGCCCTGGCTGGGCGAGCTCTGCGCGCGGTATCCGAAGCTGCAACTGGATATCCAGCAAACCGACCATTATGTCGACCCGCTACAGGAAGGCGCCGACCTGCTGTTTCGCATCGGCGCGCTGCACGATTCGAGCATGCAGGCACGCATTCTGGCGCCGCACCGTTTTCAGGTCGCCGCCAGCCCGACCTATCTCAAACGCCACGGCACGCCGCAGCATCCCGACCAACTCGCGCAACATCAGTGCCTGGCCTACAAAGGCGCGGCCGGTCAGCAGCGCTGGTTTTTCCGCCGTGATGGCGAGGACTGGACGCCGTACACCGTCAAAGGCCCGATCACCGGCAACCACGCCGACACCCTGACCCAGGCCGCCCAGCAAGGCTTAGGGCTGGTGATGTTTCCGTCGTGGCTGATTGGCGAAGCGGTACGCGAGGGCACACTGGTGCCGGTGCTGGGGGAATATCAGGTGTCGAACAGCCTGGAACCGCAGCAGATCGCCGTGCTGTGGCCGGGGAGCCGACGGCTGTCGGTGAAGGTCAGGACGGTGATTGATTTTTTTGTCGAGTGCTTTGGCGAGATTCCCTATTGGGACAGAGCCTGAAGATCAAGAGCCCCTCACCCTAGCCCTCTCCCTGAGGGAGAGGGAACCGACCGAGGTGTCCCACCTACTGCATCGACCTGAAAAACCGCGTCGATTATGGATTCAAAGCAGGACGTTCAGGTCGGCGTAATCCCGCAATATTCCCCAATCGGTTCCCTCTCCCTCTGGGAGAGGGCTAGGGTGAGGGGCTTTTCAGACCATCAGATACGGAACTGCCCGACCAGCTTGCCCAACCGCTGCCCCAGCTCCGCCAGACTGCGCGACGTCTGCGCGCCCAGTTGCGTTTCATCGGCGACGCTGTCCACCGCCACGGCAATCTGATGCACGCTGCGGTTGATCTCTTCGGCCACCGCCGTCTGTTCTTCCGCTGCGCTGGCGATCTGCGCGTTCATCGAGTTGATCGTGGCAATCAGCTGCGCCATCGCGTCCAGCGATGCACCGGCCTGATTGGCTTGCTGCGAAGTACCGTCGCCGGCCTCGCTGGAACGGCGCATCGCTTCGACCGCCTGCTGCGTGCCGGCCTGCAAGCGGTCGATCATGCCCTGGATTTCCTGGGTGCTGATCTGCGTGCGGCTGGCCAGTGCGCGTACTTCGTCCGCAACCACCGCAAAGCCACGCCCGGCCTCACCGGCACGTGCCGCTTCGATCGCGGCGTTGAGCGCCAGCAAGTTGGTCTGTTCGGCAATCGAACGAATCACCCCAAGCACGCCGACAATCGAACTGACGTCCTGCTGCAGGCTGTCCAGCGACACGCCGCTGTTGCGGATATCGTCGACCAGCGCATGAATCTGCTTGATGCTGCCCGCCACCACGCGCTTGGCGCTCTGGCCTTCTTCGTCGGTCTGCTGCGCGGCGACGGCGGCGTTTTGCGCGCTCTTCGCCACTTCCTGGGCGGCGGCGGACATTTCGTTGATCGCTGTGGCGACCTGATCGGTTTCGTGGCGTTGACGCTCCATCGCCTGATCGGAACGCTGCGCCTGTTCCGAGACCTGGGTGACCAGACCGGTCAGTTGCGTGGTCATCTCGGTGATCTGCCGCACCAGGCCGTGGATCTTGTCGACGAAACGGTTGAACGAGCCGGCCAGTTCGCCGAGCTCGTCCTGGCTGGTGATGTTCAGGCGCCGGGTCAGGTCGCCCTCGCCCGCCGCGATGTCGTCGAGGTTGGCTTTCATAAGGGTCAGCGGACGCAGAATGGTGTTGGCCAGCAGCATGCCCGCCGCCGCGATCACCAACAGCACCAGCACCGCAACGCCGACGATGCTCAGCACCACGCCTTGCACGCGCTCCTGCACTTGCGCCTCGACCTGCGCCACTTGCGCTTCGATGCCGTCGAGAT
This window contains:
- a CDS encoding metallothionein, producing the protein MSDKKCDCPGCNCTIKEGEHSYAVHGKHYCCEACAHHHKHGEECAMKGCGCAHPK
- the selD gene encoding selenide, water dikinase SelD; its protein translation is MSEPIRLTQYSHGAGCGCKISPQVLEVILAGSGAQNLDPKLWVGNASRDDAAVYAIDAERGVVSTTDFFMPIVDDPFDFGRIAATNAISDIYAMGGDPLMAIAILGWPVNVLAPEVAREVIRGGRSVCDAAGIPLAGGHSIDAPEPIFGLAVTGLVEKRHMKRNDTATAGCLLYLTKPLGIGILTTAEKKGKLRAADVGVARDWMCTLNKPGSRFGKLAGVTAMTDVTGFGLLGHLVEMADGSQLTARIAYDRVPRLESVEYYLDQGCVPGGTLRNFDSYSSKVGRVQELHKRVLCDPQTSGGLLIAVTPEGNDEFLDVAAELGLNLAPIGELVERQTNAVEVI
- a CDS encoding LysR family transcriptional regulator, which encodes MHGLNELGFKALRLFVAVLDHGSFSEVARREGVAPSSISRQIQLMEQALNQQLLYRHTRAVTPTEAGRTLGHHARLLLVQLEEAEQALQEQQSEPTGLVRINAPVVFGQRHLTPWLGELCARYPKLQLDIQQTDHYVDPLQEGADLLFRIGALHDSSMQARILAPHRFQVAASPTYLKRHGTPQHPDQLAQHQCLAYKGAAGQQRWFFRRDGEDWTPYTVKGPITGNHADTLTQAAQQGLGLVMFPSWLIGEAVREGTLVPVLGEYQVSNSLEPQQIAVLWPGSRRLSVKVRTVIDFFVECFGEIPYWDRA
- a CDS encoding AraC family transcriptional regulator; amino-acid sequence: MALAAPPDLTDTDVPVQPLARTYPRGLFIEPHEHVWGQLLYAMSGVMWVETPHEALVVPPQRAVWLPPGVPHGIRVVSDLQMRNIYLRPALAATLDATVQVIEVGGLLRELIVGLVAQGDAGEAEYYEALVGLALLELRRARRSQLKIPLPDESDRRLMNLCQAVMAAPSLEIPFEQHAQNAGASVRTLARLFKDSLGMGFAEWRRQVQLATAVAALIQGVAVSVIARDLGYSPSSFSDMFRRELGVAPSQFAV
- a CDS encoding DMT family transporter; amino-acid sequence: MQTLDEGVVAAPVKRSVLRLLLLPLVILAGMGLSVEAGLLGPLGEQVGHLWATLSIFGVGSAILFLLLLFAGPQKGPALTELPRWQLIGGFLGPIYVVVLTLATPHIGIAMTMIAILSGQVGKSVLIDHFGWFGATRKKVNGERWLALGLIVVALVLIARG
- a CDS encoding DUF1427 family protein — encoded protein: MNYLISLAIGLGVGLLYGALDFRSPAPPAIALVGLLGMLAGEQLWPLGRQLVAGWVS
- a CDS encoding quinone oxidoreductase family protein; translated protein: MKALQFDQTGDLSSLRFVDVPTPVPGADEVLVQIKAAGLNPSDVKNVLGRFPYTTLPRVPGRDFAGVVVEGPQALIGQEVWGTGRELGFFADGAHAQFVKLPASGVAHKPAHLSFAQAASLGVPYTTAWDALERSLVSADTRLLVIGGGAVATAALALAKVRGAQLLAAARRPEQVADLQQQGYQTIQLDKPENLGAQVNAVYRGGADVIFDTTGFWLPASVAALATFGRIAIIAAPVDGHVQLPALALYRKGGSVVGINSLLYGVEACAAMLEQFGRFFDEDRLPLPQGLVEVPLAEGLARYDEVNQGGGDKIILLP
- a CDS encoding methyl-accepting chemotaxis protein, producing MTTQLTGLVTQVSEQAQRSDQAMERQRHETDQVATAINEMSAAAQEVAKSAQNAAVAAQQTDEEGQSAKRVVAGSIKQIHALVDDIRNSGVSLDSLQQDVSSIVGVLGVIRSIAEQTNLLALNAAIEAARAGEAGRGFAVVADEVRALASRTQISTQEIQGMIDRLQAGTQQAVEAMRRSSEAGDGTSQQANQAGASLDAMAQLIATINSMNAQIASAAEEQTAVAEEINRSVHQIAVAVDSVADETQLGAQTSRSLAELGQRLGKLVGQFRI
- a CDS encoding DMT family transporter — translated: MGLVILLAVVVLAGAVLSVQAAINGRLGETVGVLRSSLLTFAVGAVVTGLLILFFEPAQAVSLLEVPKWQLTGALFGVVYMMVMVGAVPVVGTAVATVAVIVGQLGMGMLIDNFGWLGNPAIGLSSSRMLAMVCLAVALVFMYRSSRQAQ
- a CDS encoding DUF6555 family protein is translated as MNNAKLYVIDYTLHGTPKSFIIRSDKMDNAEAWHWASCDAGVGRIPRFGREKVQKTSKPMAEKFGLENVTWRQTN
- the mnmH gene encoding tRNA 2-selenouridine(34) synthase MnmH, which produces MLRDCTDYRDIFLNDRPMMDARAPVEFHKGAFPGVVNLPLMNDLERQKIGTCYKQHGQQAAIELGHQMVSGAVKAERIQAWADFARAHPDGYLYCFRGGLRSQITQQWLRDEAGIDYPRVGGGYKAMRSFLIDTLEQAIAQCDFVLLGGMTGTGKTEVLVQLRNGVDLEGHANHRGSSFGKRATGQPSNIDFENRLAIDFLKKRDAGIEQFVLEDESRVVGSCALPLPLYQGMQHYPMVWLEDRFEDRVERILRDYVIDLSAEFASLHGENGFALFSERLLESLNNVQKRLGGERHLRMLVLMEQALAEQARSGAVELHRGWIEGLLREYYDPMYVFQREKKGGRIEFAGERGAVIEYLRARVSQRD